One genomic window of Salvia miltiorrhiza cultivar Shanhuang (shh) chromosome 4, IMPLAD_Smil_shh, whole genome shotgun sequence includes the following:
- the LOC131021324 gene encoding putative clathrin assembly protein At4g25940 isoform X4 → MDSFRKAYGALKDSTKVGLAKVNSDFKDLDIAIVKATNHVECPPKERHVRNIFAAVSLASPRADVGYCIHALTKRLSKTRSWIVAIKSLIVFHRILREGDSSFREELMHISRRGHIFQISHFKDDSSALAWDCSSWIRSYAMFLEERLECFRNLKLDLDSSERGGTNRSSSTETKEKSKDRVSDVEQLLEQLPVLQQLLYRLVCCQPEGAARYNFLVQYALALVVKESFRVYCTINDGIIVLVDKYFDMPQQLAVAALSIYKKAGRQADHLADFYDFCKTLDLARTFQFPILRQPPSSFLVTMEEYVKEAPEKVSPSHRMQRRKDEAQKSEENGKQVGNKAMVAAQQKPAVVVSEADLLGLNEPSPRATQSEESNSLALAICQTGNEQAETNHANTSGSGWELALVTTPSTTNSPQTKAGGFDKMLLDRLYEDDISRRQLQLQRAGYGPDRYGYGCGYGASPFEQPFSIASSPADARMMMMSPQQRYQMMMMQQQQQQQQQQHNMMMMMMMASHNQNHPYASPYHQQQQQQQQQIVSMNPFGDPFSYPQSSMPPHPNRTLF, encoded by the exons atggACAGCTTCCGAAAGGCCTACGGCGCTCTCAAGGATTCCACCAAGGTTGGCCTAGCTAAGGTCAACAGCGACTTCAAG GATTTGGACATCGCCATTGTCAAGGCCACCAACCACGTTGAATGCCCTCCCAAGGAACGACATGTTAGAA ATATATTTGCAGCAGTATCATTAGCATCTCCACGAGCTGATGTTGGCTATTGCATCCATGCACTTACCAAAAGATTGTCAAAGACAAGAAGCTGGATT GTTGCCATAAAGAGTTTGATAGTTTTTCATAGGATATTGAGAGAAGGCGACAGCAGCTTCAGAGAGGAGTTAATGCACATCTCAAGAAGAGGCCATATATTTCAAATCTCCCATTTCAAAGATGATTCAAGTGCTCTTG CTTGGGATTGCTCGTCTTGGATCCGGTCATACGCGATGTTTTTGGAGGAAAGACTCGAATGCTTTAGGAACTTGAAGTTGGATTTAGACTCCTCAGAAAGAGGGGGCACAAACAGATCATCTTCCACAGAAACtaag GAAAAGAGTAAGGATCGGGTGTCGGATGTTGAACAGCTGCTGGAGCAGCTGCCTGTGCTGCAGCAGCTTCTATACCGGCTAGTTTGTTGCCAG CCTGAAGGAGCAGCGCGTTACAACTTTCTAGTTCAATATGCATTGGCCTTG GTTGTCAAAGAGAGCTTCAGAGTGTATTGCACGATCAATGATGGAATCATCGTGCTCGTGGACAAG TATTTTGATATGCCGCAGCAATTGGCAGTTGCAGCTCTTAGTATTTACAAGAAAGCAGGGCGACAG GCAGATCATCTAGCTGATTTCTACGACTTCTGCAAAACTTTGGATCTTGCTCGGACCTTTCAGTTTCCCATTCTGAGACAG CCTCCTTCCTCATTTCTTGTAACTATGGAGGAGTACGTGAAGGAAGCGCCTGAGAAAGTTTCCCCTTCTCATCGAATG CAACGGAGAAAAGATGAAGCACAAAAATCTGAAGAAAATGGAAAACAAGTAGGAAACAAAGCTATGGTTGCTGCTCAACAGAAACCAGCAGTTGTTGTTTCTGAGGCTGATCTTCTT GGTCTCAACGAGCCAAGCCCGAGAGCCACACAGTCGGAGGAAAGCAACTCATTAGCCCTTGCGATTTGCCAAACAGGCAACgaacaagcagagacgaatcATGCAAACACCTCCGGCTCCGGGTGGGAGCTGGCGCTTGTAACGACACCAAGCACCACCAACTCGCCCCAAACTAAA GCCGGGGGGTTCGACAAGATGCTGCTCGACAGATTGTACGAGGACGACATCTCCAGGaggcagctgcagctgcagagGGCCGGATACGGTCCAGACAGATATGGCTATGGCTGTGGCTATGGGGCGAGCCCGTTTGAGCAGCCCTTTTCCATCGCGTCTTCTCCAGCAGATGCGCggatgatgatgatgtcgcCGCAGCAGCGGTAtcagatgatgatgatgcagcagcaacagcagcagcaacaacaacaacataacatgatgatgatgatgatgatggcgTCGCATAATCAAAATCATCCATATGCATCTCCATATCAtcaacagcagcagcaacaacagcaACAAATTGTGTCTATGAATCCATTTGGTGACCCCTTTAGCTATCCACAGAGCTCAATGCCACCACATCCAAATCGTACATTGTTTTAG
- the LOC131021324 gene encoding putative clathrin assembly protein At4g25940 isoform X1 has protein sequence MDSFRKAYGALKDSTKVGLAKVNSDFKDLDIAIVKATNHVECPPKERHVRNIFAAVSLASPRADVGYCIHALTKRLSKTRSWIVAIKSLIVFHRILREGDSSFREELMHISRRGHIFQISHFKDDSSALAWDCSSWIRSYAMFLEERLECFRNLKLDLDSSERGGTNRSSSTETKEKSKDRVSDVEQLLEQLPVLQQLLYRLVCCQPEGAARYNFLVQYALALVVKESFRVYCTINDGIIVLVDKYFDMPQQLAVAALSIYKKAGRQADHLADFYDFCKTLDLARTFQFPILRQPPSSFLVTMEEYVKEAPEKVSPSHRMEQQRRKDEAQKSEENGKQVGNKAMVAAQQKPAVVVSEADLLGLNEPSPRATQSEESNSLALAICQTGNEQAETNHANTSGSGWELALVTTPSTTNSPQTKHDQAGGFDKMLLDRLYEDDISRRQLQLQRAGYGPDRYGYGCGYGASPFEQPFSIASSPADARMMMMSPQQRYQMMMMQQQQQQQQQQHNMMMMMMMASHNQNHPYASPYHQQQQQQQQQIVSMNPFGDPFSYPQSSMPPHPNRTLF, from the exons atggACAGCTTCCGAAAGGCCTACGGCGCTCTCAAGGATTCCACCAAGGTTGGCCTAGCTAAGGTCAACAGCGACTTCAAG GATTTGGACATCGCCATTGTCAAGGCCACCAACCACGTTGAATGCCCTCCCAAGGAACGACATGTTAGAA ATATATTTGCAGCAGTATCATTAGCATCTCCACGAGCTGATGTTGGCTATTGCATCCATGCACTTACCAAAAGATTGTCAAAGACAAGAAGCTGGATT GTTGCCATAAAGAGTTTGATAGTTTTTCATAGGATATTGAGAGAAGGCGACAGCAGCTTCAGAGAGGAGTTAATGCACATCTCAAGAAGAGGCCATATATTTCAAATCTCCCATTTCAAAGATGATTCAAGTGCTCTTG CTTGGGATTGCTCGTCTTGGATCCGGTCATACGCGATGTTTTTGGAGGAAAGACTCGAATGCTTTAGGAACTTGAAGTTGGATTTAGACTCCTCAGAAAGAGGGGGCACAAACAGATCATCTTCCACAGAAACtaag GAAAAGAGTAAGGATCGGGTGTCGGATGTTGAACAGCTGCTGGAGCAGCTGCCTGTGCTGCAGCAGCTTCTATACCGGCTAGTTTGTTGCCAG CCTGAAGGAGCAGCGCGTTACAACTTTCTAGTTCAATATGCATTGGCCTTG GTTGTCAAAGAGAGCTTCAGAGTGTATTGCACGATCAATGATGGAATCATCGTGCTCGTGGACAAG TATTTTGATATGCCGCAGCAATTGGCAGTTGCAGCTCTTAGTATTTACAAGAAAGCAGGGCGACAG GCAGATCATCTAGCTGATTTCTACGACTTCTGCAAAACTTTGGATCTTGCTCGGACCTTTCAGTTTCCCATTCTGAGACAG CCTCCTTCCTCATTTCTTGTAACTATGGAGGAGTACGTGAAGGAAGCGCCTGAGAAAGTTTCCCCTTCTCATCGAATG GAGCAGCAACGGAGAAAAGATGAAGCACAAAAATCTGAAGAAAATGGAAAACAAGTAGGAAACAAAGCTATGGTTGCTGCTCAACAGAAACCAGCAGTTGTTGTTTCTGAGGCTGATCTTCTT GGTCTCAACGAGCCAAGCCCGAGAGCCACACAGTCGGAGGAAAGCAACTCATTAGCCCTTGCGATTTGCCAAACAGGCAACgaacaagcagagacgaatcATGCAAACACCTCCGGCTCCGGGTGGGAGCTGGCGCTTGTAACGACACCAAGCACCACCAACTCGCCCCAAACTAAA CATGATCAGGCCGGGGGGTTCGACAAGATGCTGCTCGACAGATTGTACGAGGACGACATCTCCAGGaggcagctgcagctgcagagGGCCGGATACGGTCCAGACAGATATGGCTATGGCTGTGGCTATGGGGCGAGCCCGTTTGAGCAGCCCTTTTCCATCGCGTCTTCTCCAGCAGATGCGCggatgatgatgatgtcgcCGCAGCAGCGGTAtcagatgatgatgatgcagcagcaacagcagcagcaacaacaacaacataacatgatgatgatgatgatgatggcgTCGCATAATCAAAATCATCCATATGCATCTCCATATCAtcaacagcagcagcaacaacagcaACAAATTGTGTCTATGAATCCATTTGGTGACCCCTTTAGCTATCCACAGAGCTCAATGCCACCACATCCAAATCGTACATTGTTTTAG
- the LOC131021324 gene encoding putative clathrin assembly protein At4g25940 isoform X3 — MDSFRKAYGALKDSTKVGLAKVNSDFKDLDIAIVKATNHVECPPKERHVRNIFAAVSLASPRADVGYCIHALTKRLSKTRSWIVAIKSLIVFHRILREGDSSFREELMHISRRGHIFQISHFKDDSSALAWDCSSWIRSYAMFLEERLECFRNLKLDLDSSERGGTNRSSSTETKEKSKDRVSDVEQLLEQLPVLQQLLYRLVCCQPEGAARYNFLVQYALALVVKESFRVYCTINDGIIVLVDKYFDMPQQLAVAALSIYKKAGRQADHLADFYDFCKTLDLARTFQFPILRQPPSSFLVTMEEYVKEAPEKVSPSHRMEQQRRKDEAQKSEENGKQVGNKAMVAAQQKPAVVVSEADLLGLNEPSPRATQSEESNSLALAICQTGNEQAETNHANTSGSGWELALVTTPSTTNSPQTKAGGFDKMLLDRLYEDDISRRQLQLQRAGYGPDRYGYGCGYGASPFEQPFSIASSPADARMMMMSPQQRYQMMMMQQQQQQQQQQHNMMMMMMMASHNQNHPYASPYHQQQQQQQQQIVSMNPFGDPFSYPQSSMPPHPNRTLF, encoded by the exons atggACAGCTTCCGAAAGGCCTACGGCGCTCTCAAGGATTCCACCAAGGTTGGCCTAGCTAAGGTCAACAGCGACTTCAAG GATTTGGACATCGCCATTGTCAAGGCCACCAACCACGTTGAATGCCCTCCCAAGGAACGACATGTTAGAA ATATATTTGCAGCAGTATCATTAGCATCTCCACGAGCTGATGTTGGCTATTGCATCCATGCACTTACCAAAAGATTGTCAAAGACAAGAAGCTGGATT GTTGCCATAAAGAGTTTGATAGTTTTTCATAGGATATTGAGAGAAGGCGACAGCAGCTTCAGAGAGGAGTTAATGCACATCTCAAGAAGAGGCCATATATTTCAAATCTCCCATTTCAAAGATGATTCAAGTGCTCTTG CTTGGGATTGCTCGTCTTGGATCCGGTCATACGCGATGTTTTTGGAGGAAAGACTCGAATGCTTTAGGAACTTGAAGTTGGATTTAGACTCCTCAGAAAGAGGGGGCACAAACAGATCATCTTCCACAGAAACtaag GAAAAGAGTAAGGATCGGGTGTCGGATGTTGAACAGCTGCTGGAGCAGCTGCCTGTGCTGCAGCAGCTTCTATACCGGCTAGTTTGTTGCCAG CCTGAAGGAGCAGCGCGTTACAACTTTCTAGTTCAATATGCATTGGCCTTG GTTGTCAAAGAGAGCTTCAGAGTGTATTGCACGATCAATGATGGAATCATCGTGCTCGTGGACAAG TATTTTGATATGCCGCAGCAATTGGCAGTTGCAGCTCTTAGTATTTACAAGAAAGCAGGGCGACAG GCAGATCATCTAGCTGATTTCTACGACTTCTGCAAAACTTTGGATCTTGCTCGGACCTTTCAGTTTCCCATTCTGAGACAG CCTCCTTCCTCATTTCTTGTAACTATGGAGGAGTACGTGAAGGAAGCGCCTGAGAAAGTTTCCCCTTCTCATCGAATG GAGCAGCAACGGAGAAAAGATGAAGCACAAAAATCTGAAGAAAATGGAAAACAAGTAGGAAACAAAGCTATGGTTGCTGCTCAACAGAAACCAGCAGTTGTTGTTTCTGAGGCTGATCTTCTT GGTCTCAACGAGCCAAGCCCGAGAGCCACACAGTCGGAGGAAAGCAACTCATTAGCCCTTGCGATTTGCCAAACAGGCAACgaacaagcagagacgaatcATGCAAACACCTCCGGCTCCGGGTGGGAGCTGGCGCTTGTAACGACACCAAGCACCACCAACTCGCCCCAAACTAAA GCCGGGGGGTTCGACAAGATGCTGCTCGACAGATTGTACGAGGACGACATCTCCAGGaggcagctgcagctgcagagGGCCGGATACGGTCCAGACAGATATGGCTATGGCTGTGGCTATGGGGCGAGCCCGTTTGAGCAGCCCTTTTCCATCGCGTCTTCTCCAGCAGATGCGCggatgatgatgatgtcgcCGCAGCAGCGGTAtcagatgatgatgatgcagcagcaacagcagcagcaacaacaacaacataacatgatgatgatgatgatgatggcgTCGCATAATCAAAATCATCCATATGCATCTCCATATCAtcaacagcagcagcaacaacagcaACAAATTGTGTCTATGAATCCATTTGGTGACCCCTTTAGCTATCCACAGAGCTCAATGCCACCACATCCAAATCGTACATTGTTTTAG
- the LOC131021324 gene encoding putative clathrin assembly protein At4g25940 isoform X2, whose product MDSFRKAYGALKDSTKVGLAKVNSDFKDLDIAIVKATNHVECPPKERHVRNIFAAVSLASPRADVGYCIHALTKRLSKTRSWIVAIKSLIVFHRILREGDSSFREELMHISRRGHIFQISHFKDDSSALAWDCSSWIRSYAMFLEERLECFRNLKLDLDSSERGGTNRSSSTETKEKSKDRVSDVEQLLEQLPVLQQLLYRLVCCQPEGAARYNFLVQYALALVVKESFRVYCTINDGIIVLVDKYFDMPQQLAVAALSIYKKAGRQADHLADFYDFCKTLDLARTFQFPILRQPPSSFLVTMEEYVKEAPEKVSPSHRMQRRKDEAQKSEENGKQVGNKAMVAAQQKPAVVVSEADLLGLNEPSPRATQSEESNSLALAICQTGNEQAETNHANTSGSGWELALVTTPSTTNSPQTKHDQAGGFDKMLLDRLYEDDISRRQLQLQRAGYGPDRYGYGCGYGASPFEQPFSIASSPADARMMMMSPQQRYQMMMMQQQQQQQQQQHNMMMMMMMASHNQNHPYASPYHQQQQQQQQQIVSMNPFGDPFSYPQSSMPPHPNRTLF is encoded by the exons atggACAGCTTCCGAAAGGCCTACGGCGCTCTCAAGGATTCCACCAAGGTTGGCCTAGCTAAGGTCAACAGCGACTTCAAG GATTTGGACATCGCCATTGTCAAGGCCACCAACCACGTTGAATGCCCTCCCAAGGAACGACATGTTAGAA ATATATTTGCAGCAGTATCATTAGCATCTCCACGAGCTGATGTTGGCTATTGCATCCATGCACTTACCAAAAGATTGTCAAAGACAAGAAGCTGGATT GTTGCCATAAAGAGTTTGATAGTTTTTCATAGGATATTGAGAGAAGGCGACAGCAGCTTCAGAGAGGAGTTAATGCACATCTCAAGAAGAGGCCATATATTTCAAATCTCCCATTTCAAAGATGATTCAAGTGCTCTTG CTTGGGATTGCTCGTCTTGGATCCGGTCATACGCGATGTTTTTGGAGGAAAGACTCGAATGCTTTAGGAACTTGAAGTTGGATTTAGACTCCTCAGAAAGAGGGGGCACAAACAGATCATCTTCCACAGAAACtaag GAAAAGAGTAAGGATCGGGTGTCGGATGTTGAACAGCTGCTGGAGCAGCTGCCTGTGCTGCAGCAGCTTCTATACCGGCTAGTTTGTTGCCAG CCTGAAGGAGCAGCGCGTTACAACTTTCTAGTTCAATATGCATTGGCCTTG GTTGTCAAAGAGAGCTTCAGAGTGTATTGCACGATCAATGATGGAATCATCGTGCTCGTGGACAAG TATTTTGATATGCCGCAGCAATTGGCAGTTGCAGCTCTTAGTATTTACAAGAAAGCAGGGCGACAG GCAGATCATCTAGCTGATTTCTACGACTTCTGCAAAACTTTGGATCTTGCTCGGACCTTTCAGTTTCCCATTCTGAGACAG CCTCCTTCCTCATTTCTTGTAACTATGGAGGAGTACGTGAAGGAAGCGCCTGAGAAAGTTTCCCCTTCTCATCGAATG CAACGGAGAAAAGATGAAGCACAAAAATCTGAAGAAAATGGAAAACAAGTAGGAAACAAAGCTATGGTTGCTGCTCAACAGAAACCAGCAGTTGTTGTTTCTGAGGCTGATCTTCTT GGTCTCAACGAGCCAAGCCCGAGAGCCACACAGTCGGAGGAAAGCAACTCATTAGCCCTTGCGATTTGCCAAACAGGCAACgaacaagcagagacgaatcATGCAAACACCTCCGGCTCCGGGTGGGAGCTGGCGCTTGTAACGACACCAAGCACCACCAACTCGCCCCAAACTAAA CATGATCAGGCCGGGGGGTTCGACAAGATGCTGCTCGACAGATTGTACGAGGACGACATCTCCAGGaggcagctgcagctgcagagGGCCGGATACGGTCCAGACAGATATGGCTATGGCTGTGGCTATGGGGCGAGCCCGTTTGAGCAGCCCTTTTCCATCGCGTCTTCTCCAGCAGATGCGCggatgatgatgatgtcgcCGCAGCAGCGGTAtcagatgatgatgatgcagcagcaacagcagcagcaacaacaacaacataacatgatgatgatgatgatgatggcgTCGCATAATCAAAATCATCCATATGCATCTCCATATCAtcaacagcagcagcaacaacagcaACAAATTGTGTCTATGAATCCATTTGGTGACCCCTTTAGCTATCCACAGAGCTCAATGCCACCACATCCAAATCGTACATTGTTTTAG